The following proteins are encoded in a genomic region of Phycisphaera sp.:
- a CDS encoding nitroreductase family protein, producing MSHATPVPEGFVPLRPFEPEGTALEAASRFYGVMDRRRTVRMFSDRAVPREVIEQCVLAAGTSPSGAHKQPWRFVVVGEAGLKSKIREAAEEEEREFYGRRAPEQWLEDLRPFGTDDSKPFLEIAPWLIVVFKMMKTDDGGQVYYTNESVGIATGFLLAALHNAGLATLTHTPSPMGFLKEVLGRPDHERPFLLIPVGYPAEDAVVPKLERKGLDEISAWHE from the coding sequence ATGAGCCACGCCACACCCGTTCCCGAGGGCTTCGTGCCGCTGCGACCGTTCGAGCCCGAGGGCACCGCGCTCGAGGCGGCCAGCCGTTTCTATGGGGTCATGGACCGCCGCCGGACGGTGCGGATGTTCAGCGATCGCGCCGTGCCGCGGGAGGTGATCGAGCAGTGCGTCCTCGCGGCGGGCACTTCGCCGAGCGGCGCACACAAGCAGCCGTGGCGCTTCGTGGTGGTGGGCGAGGCCGGGCTCAAGAGCAAGATCCGCGAGGCGGCCGAGGAGGAGGAGCGGGAGTTCTACGGCCGCCGTGCGCCCGAGCAGTGGCTCGAGGACCTGCGGCCGTTCGGCACCGACGACAGCAAGCCGTTCCTCGAGATCGCGCCGTGGCTGATCGTGGTTTTCAAGATGATGAAGACCGACGACGGCGGGCAGGTGTACTACACCAATGAGTCGGTCGGCATCGCCACGGGCTTTTTGCTGGCGGCGCTCCACAATGCTGGTCTGGCAACGCTGACGCACACGCCCAGCCCGATGGGGTTCCTCAAGGAGGTTCTTGGTCGGCCCGACCACGAGCGGCCGTTCCTGCTGATTCCGGTGGGCTATCCGGCTGAGGACGCGGTGGTGCCGAAGCTCGAACGCAAGGGGCTGGACGAGATCAGCGCTTGGCACGAGTGA
- a CDS encoding VWA domain-containing protein: MTWLTPAIAGIAAAVAVPTLLLLYFLKLRRQDVEISSTLLWKKAVQDLQANAPFQRLRKNILLLLQLLAIAAVLLALGQPQIEGDRATSGRHAIVIDRGASMRALDGTDENGNPVSRLDEAKRRALAFVDTLREPGVFGVSEADRAMVVTFDSTAEMLQPFTSDKRLLREAIESIEPTDAPSRLDEPLRLVRAQAPLQAPPAEAEGEAAEPLPGAVGTIHIYSDGRTEGGDAVDLHAGDEIEFVSLGQTETGNVGITALDARRQLREPEEVSVLVGLQSTEREQTGVAVELLIDGNTVAARRLMLPPATIEQRSNEFGEPVELVTPTTSGVEFQVRRPGSAVIEARILDAATGGTPDLFDRDDRAWVVLPGAKRLRLALVTYGSLVLSEALSALPVERVEVFTPDTFQDIDDPFSLFDVVVLDGWLPDAPEGSELGLPPGSWLVFDAVPTGPSSLIDKGVGPPTEIVDWRRDHPTLRGLALSAVRLSASRTVETSEDGTATVIASTGTGPAIVSLTSARTRAVVVPWDLDESNWWLEPSFIVFLGQSVRHVTDGGPGDARQASRPGVSRGETLPVGVDSAKLTPPQGDPLTVPVDNSGQAVAGPLNEIGLYALSWSGVPGPSDTRDGNRSIRQFAVNLADSRASDITPQRELVIRAERVGAAGTEAGSLQAPQPLWPWLILVCLAIITLEWYVYNRKVQV, encoded by the coding sequence TTGACCTGGCTCACCCCCGCCATCGCCGGCATCGCCGCGGCCGTCGCCGTGCCGACGCTGCTGCTGCTCTACTTCCTCAAGCTCCGGCGGCAGGACGTCGAGATCAGCTCGACACTCCTATGGAAGAAGGCCGTCCAGGACCTGCAGGCCAACGCCCCGTTCCAGCGGCTGCGGAAGAACATCCTGCTGCTGCTGCAACTGCTCGCGATCGCCGCCGTGCTGCTCGCACTGGGCCAGCCGCAGATCGAAGGCGATCGCGCCACCAGCGGCCGCCACGCCATCGTCATCGACCGTGGCGCATCCATGCGCGCCCTCGACGGCACCGACGAGAACGGCAACCCCGTCAGCCGCCTCGACGAGGCCAAACGCCGCGCCCTCGCCTTCGTCGACACCCTCCGCGAGCCCGGCGTCTTCGGCGTGTCCGAGGCCGACCGCGCGATGGTCGTGACGTTCGACAGCACGGCCGAGATGCTCCAGCCCTTCACCAGCGACAAGCGGCTGCTGCGTGAGGCGATCGAGTCGATCGAGCCCACCGACGCGCCCAGCCGCCTCGACGAACCGCTCCGCCTCGTGCGCGCCCAAGCCCCGCTGCAGGCCCCACCCGCCGAAGCAGAAGGCGAAGCCGCCGAGCCGCTGCCCGGAGCCGTCGGCACCATCCACATCTACAGCGACGGCCGCACCGAGGGCGGCGACGCCGTCGACCTGCACGCGGGCGACGAGATCGAGTTCGTGTCCCTCGGCCAAACCGAGACCGGCAACGTCGGCATCACCGCCCTCGACGCCCGCCGCCAGCTCCGCGAGCCCGAAGAGGTCTCGGTGCTCGTCGGCCTGCAATCGACCGAGCGCGAGCAGACCGGCGTGGCCGTCGAGTTGCTCATCGACGGCAACACCGTGGCCGCACGCCGGCTCATGCTGCCACCCGCCACCATTGAGCAGCGTTCCAACGAGTTCGGCGAGCCCGTCGAACTCGTCACCCCCACCACCAGCGGCGTGGAGTTCCAGGTCCGCCGCCCGGGCTCGGCGGTCATCGAGGCTCGCATCCTCGACGCCGCGACCGGCGGCACCCCCGACCTGTTCGACCGCGACGACCGCGCGTGGGTCGTGCTGCCCGGTGCCAAACGCCTCCGCCTCGCCCTGGTCACCTACGGCAGCCTCGTGCTCAGCGAGGCGCTCTCCGCACTCCCCGTCGAGCGCGTCGAGGTCTTCACGCCCGACACGTTCCAGGACATCGACGACCCGTTCTCGCTGTTCGACGTCGTCGTCCTCGACGGCTGGCTGCCCGACGCGCCAGAAGGCAGCGAACTCGGCCTGCCCCCCGGCAGTTGGCTGGTGTTCGACGCCGTCCCCACTGGCCCGTCATCGCTCATCGACAAGGGCGTAGGCCCGCCAACCGAGATCGTCGACTGGCGGCGCGACCACCCGACGCTGCGCGGGCTGGCCCTCTCGGCGGTCCGCCTCTCCGCCAGCCGCACAGTAGAAACCAGCGAAGACGGCACGGCCACCGTCATCGCCTCGACGGGCACCGGGCCGGCGATCGTCTCGCTCACCTCTGCACGCACCCGCGCGGTCGTCGTGCCGTGGGACCTCGACGAGAGCAACTGGTGGCTCGAACCCAGCTTCATCGTGTTCCTGGGCCAGTCGGTGCGCCACGTGACCGACGGCGGCCCGGGCGACGCCCGCCAGGCAAGCCGCCCCGGTGTGTCCCGCGGTGAGACCCTGCCCGTTGGTGTCGACTCGGCCAAACTCACACCCCCGCAAGGCGATCCGCTCACCGTGCCCGTCGATAACTCGGGCCAGGCCGTCGCTGGCCCCCTGAACGAGATAGGTTTGTACGCTTTGTCGTGGAGCGGCGTGCCCGGCCCGAGCGACACAAGGGACGGCAACCGCAGCATCCGCCAGTTCGCCGTCAACCTGGCCGACAGCCGGGCGTCGGACATCACCCCGCAACGCGAACTCGTGATCCGAGCCGAGCGCGTTGGCGCGGCCGGAACCGAGGCCGGCAGCTTGCAAGCACCGCAACCGCTGTGGCCTTGGCTGATCTTGGTGTGCCTGGCGATCATCACGCTCGAGTGGTACGTGTACAACCGCAAGGTGCAGGTTTGA
- a CDS encoding VCBS repeat-containing protein, translating into MPEPSIRPASTAIGPDRAALVLLIGALATLASHAHAQTCDPATLFGAEQRSAAGASPANVALGDVNGDGAADLVVVNIGGDDVSVMLGRGDGSFEPQQRFQVGDRPTSAALGDLNGDGALDIAVSNEVDDNISVLLGRGDGTFGPQQRFDAGEQPVGVALGDLNGDGDLDIAVANLAGFSVGVLLGRGDGTFGPQHAFGAGWFPTAIALGDLDGDGALDVAVANSGTDDASVLLGRSDGSFEPQRRFDAGTQPRSVALGDLDGDGTPDLAVANLNTRDVSVLLGMGDGTYQPQQRFEAGEGPFAVAVGDLDGDGALDIAVANLGESVAVLLGRGDGTFEPGEAFDAGQSPAAVAIADLNSDRALDLVVANNGSDDASVLLNRCAPCPADLDGDGALTLFDFLAFQNLFDAMDPIADFDGDGDFTLLDFLAFQNAFDLGC; encoded by the coding sequence ATGCCCGAGCCATCCATCCGCCCAGCCAGCACCGCCATCGGCCCGGATCGCGCCGCCCTCGTGCTGCTCATCGGGGCCCTCGCCACGCTGGCCAGCCACGCCCACGCCCAGACCTGCGACCCCGCCACGCTGTTCGGCGCCGAGCAGCGCTCCGCCGCGGGCGCGTCCCCGGCCAACGTCGCTCTCGGCGACGTGAACGGCGATGGCGCGGCCGACCTGGTCGTGGTCAACATCGGCGGCGACGACGTCAGCGTGATGCTCGGACGCGGCGACGGGAGCTTCGAACCCCAGCAACGATTCCAGGTGGGCGACCGCCCCACGAGCGCTGCGCTGGGCGATCTCAACGGCGACGGAGCGTTGGACATCGCCGTGTCCAACGAGGTCGACGACAACATCAGCGTGCTGCTCGGCCGCGGTGACGGGACGTTCGGGCCACAGCAGCGGTTCGACGCGGGCGAGCAGCCCGTGGGCGTGGCGCTGGGCGACCTCAACGGCGACGGCGATCTGGACATCGCCGTGGCGAATCTCGCGGGCTTCAGCGTCGGCGTATTGCTCGGCCGCGGCGACGGAACGTTCGGGCCCCAGCATGCGTTCGGCGCGGGCTGGTTCCCCACGGCCATCGCGCTGGGCGACCTCGACGGCGACGGCGCACTCGACGTCGCCGTCGCAAACAGCGGCACCGACGACGCCAGCGTGCTGCTCGGCCGTAGCGACGGGAGCTTCGAGCCCCAGCGGCGCTTCGACGCGGGCACGCAGCCCCGGAGCGTGGCGCTGGGCGACCTCGACGGCGACGGAACGCCCGACCTGGCCGTCGCGAACCTGAACACCCGCGACGTGAGCGTGCTGCTGGGCATGGGCGATGGAACCTATCAGCCCCAGCAGCGCTTCGAGGCCGGTGAGGGCCCATTCGCAGTGGCAGTCGGCGACCTTGATGGCGACGGCGCACTCGACATCGCCGTGGCAAACCTGGGCGAGAGCGTGGCCGTGCTGCTAGGTCGCGGCGACGGGACGTTCGAGCCCGGGGAGGCGTTCGATGCCGGCCAGAGCCCGGCGGCCGTGGCGATCGCCGATCTCAACAGCGATCGGGCTTTGGACCTGGTCGTGGCGAACAACGGCAGCGACGACGCCAGCGTGCTGCTGAACCGGTGCGCTCCATGCCCCGCCGACCTCGACGGCGACGGCGCGCTGACCCTCTTCGACTTCCTCGCCTTCCAGAACCTCTTCGACGCGATGGACCCCATCGCCGACTTCGACGGTGACGGCGACTTCACGCTTCTCGACTTCCTGGCGTTCCAGAACGCGTTCGACCTCGGGTGCTGA
- a CDS encoding ABC transporter ATP-binding protein, whose amino-acid sequence MIEARSLTKRYGKLLALDELSLDIGPGEVFGFIGPNGAGKSTTMKILACLMKADSGKATVDGHDVRTEGATIRRLIGYMPDFLGVYEDLTVDEYLQFFASAFEIPRKERKTVVDGVLDLTDLTDKRRSPVDGLSRGMTQRLGVARVLIHDPKVLLLDEPASGLDPRARIEMRTLLAELGRMGKSIMISSHILTELAELCNTIGIIEKGKLLFSGSLDDAYRKAALGDRVTITIEGGVPAEAAAAAIENDGRVLRVTTNGPSITIDLGPEVHSRHFIIEKLVAAGAHIGAMRPEEARLEDAFMRLTKGSVQ is encoded by the coding sequence ATGATCGAGGCACGAAGCCTGACCAAACGCTACGGCAAGCTGCTCGCGCTCGACGAACTCTCGCTCGACATCGGGCCCGGCGAGGTCTTCGGCTTCATCGGCCCCAACGGCGCTGGCAAGAGCACCACGATGAAGATCCTCGCCTGCCTCATGAAGGCCGACTCGGGCAAGGCCACCGTCGACGGCCACGACGTGCGCACCGAGGGCGCCACCATCCGCCGCCTCATCGGCTACATGCCCGACTTCCTGGGCGTCTACGAGGACCTCACCGTCGACGAGTACCTCCAGTTCTTCGCCTCGGCCTTCGAGATCCCCCGCAAAGAGCGCAAGACCGTGGTCGACGGCGTGCTCGACCTGACCGACCTGACCGACAAACGCCGCAGCCCCGTCGATGGGCTCAGCCGCGGCATGACCCAGCGGCTCGGCGTCGCCCGCGTGCTGATCCATGATCCCAAGGTCCTGCTGCTCGACGAGCCGGCCAGCGGTCTCGACCCGCGCGCGCGCATCGAGATGCGCACCCTGCTGGCCGAACTCGGCCGCATGGGCAAGTCGATCATGATCTCCAGCCACATCCTGACCGAACTGGCCGAACTGTGCAACACCATCGGCATCATCGAGAAGGGCAAGCTGCTGTTCTCGGGCAGCCTCGACGACGCTTACCGCAAGGCCGCCCTTGGCGACCGCGTCACGATCACGATCGAGGGTGGCGTGCCCGCCGAAGCCGCGGCCGCGGCGATCGAGAACGATGGCCGGGTGCTGCGCGTCACCACGAATGGACCCTCCATCACCATCGACCTCGGGCCAGAGGTCCACTCCCGGCACTTCATCATCGAGAAGCTCGTGGCCGCCGGGGCCCACATCGGGGCGATGCGCCCAGAAGAGGCAAGGCTCGAAGACGCGTTCATGCGTCTGACCAAGGGCAGCGTGCAGTGA
- a CDS encoding LemA family protein: MLWIILIVVGIVAFVGLGGIAWLIGIYNKLVQLKEQFKNAFAQIEVQLKRRHDLIPNLVEVAKGYMSHERETLEAVIAARNQAVSGLSNAASNPGDPAAMQNLGATEGALTGAMGRLMAVMEAYPDLKANDQMMNLQEEITTTENKVAFARQAFNDAVTRYNIAKKNFPAVAVAPLFGHGQDASLLEFEDSAEIQDAPKVAFS; encoded by the coding sequence ATGTTGTGGATTATTCTGATTGTTGTGGGCATCGTCGCGTTCGTGGGCCTGGGCGGCATCGCCTGGCTCATTGGTATCTACAACAAGCTGGTCCAGCTCAAGGAGCAGTTCAAGAACGCCTTCGCCCAGATCGAGGTCCAGCTCAAGCGCCGCCACGATCTCATCCCCAACCTCGTCGAGGTCGCCAAGGGCTACATGAGCCACGAACGCGAGACCCTCGAGGCCGTCATCGCCGCCAGAAATCAAGCCGTCAGCGGGCTCAGCAACGCCGCCAGCAACCCGGGCGACCCCGCCGCCATGCAGAACCTGGGCGCCACCGAGGGCGCCCTGACCGGCGCGATGGGCCGGCTCATGGCCGTCATGGAGGCCTACCCCGACCTGAAGGCCAACGACCAGATGATGAACCTCCAGGAGGAGATCACGACCACCGAGAACAAGGTCGCCTTCGCCCGCCAGGCCTTCAACGACGCCGTCACCCGCTACAACATCGCCAAGAAGAACTTCCCCGCCGTCGCCGTCGCCCCGCTCTTCGGCCACGGCCAGGACGCCAGCCTGCTCGAATTCGAAGACTCCGCCGAGATCCAGGACGCCCCCAAGGTCGCCTTTAGCTAA
- a CDS encoding sigma-70 family RNA polymerase sigma factor, whose amino-acid sequence MADTANSEEASSARIVEDRALLAAFHRGDDAAARELWARHAGALRAYAGSLVGDAAADDVVQAVFLGALRVKRSQIRGVRDPAAWLCTLTRNAALNSRRAAGRATARDRDARVREPDPDRSRDDLSALLERMPARLREAVVLRHAYGFTLERLAEALGVSRSVAADRYARGIALARESNESPVRSGGHQHVG is encoded by the coding sequence ATGGCTGACACCGCGAACAGCGAGGAAGCGAGCAGCGCCCGGATCGTGGAAGATCGGGCGTTGCTCGCCGCGTTCCATCGCGGGGACGACGCGGCCGCCCGGGAGTTGTGGGCGCGTCACGCCGGAGCGCTCCGCGCGTATGCCGGATCGTTGGTTGGGGATGCGGCCGCGGACGACGTGGTGCAGGCGGTGTTTCTCGGGGCGTTGAGGGTGAAGCGGTCGCAGATCAGGGGTGTTCGTGATCCTGCGGCCTGGTTGTGTACGCTGACGCGGAACGCCGCATTGAACTCGCGGCGCGCCGCGGGGAGGGCCACGGCACGAGATCGGGATGCGCGGGTCAGGGAGCCAGATCCCGATCGGAGCCGCGATGACCTGAGCGCGCTGCTGGAACGCATGCCCGCACGGCTGCGCGAGGCGGTGGTGTTGCGGCATGCCTATGGCTTCACGCTGGAGAGGCTCGCCGAGGCGCTGGGTGTGTCGAGGTCGGTCGCGGCGGATCGGTACGCCCGCGGCATCGCTCTGGCACGCGAATCGAACGAATCTCCGGTACGCTCAGGAGGACACCAGCATGTTGGATGA
- a CDS encoding class I SAM-dependent methyltransferase, with translation MIAEGFYDEPMLYDVLHGKGTADEIRGLRHLSDRLGLDPTGPWLEPACGSGRYVRAAVAQGVRVAAFDLSPAMIDYARSRMDAADPGMYRLGVADMRTFDAASLAPGWRFDLVFNPINTIRHLENDADLLAHMQRVHDALRPGGVYVIGLSLSVYGFEQPSEDTWQGSRGSLKVNQVVQYTPAHGGRDRTEQVHNVLAVTRPSGTQVIPSAYGLRSYDRSQWETVLTRSPLSVWGCVNEQGRDIEPASPGYALWVLRRER, from the coding sequence GTGATCGCCGAGGGATTCTACGACGAGCCCATGCTCTACGACGTGCTGCACGGCAAAGGCACCGCCGACGAGATCCGCGGCCTGCGACACCTCAGCGATCGGCTCGGGCTCGACCCGACCGGCCCCTGGCTCGAGCCCGCCTGCGGCAGTGGCAGGTACGTGCGCGCGGCGGTGGCCCAGGGCGTTCGCGTCGCGGCGTTCGACCTATCCCCGGCCATGATCGACTACGCACGATCGCGTATGGACGCCGCGGATCCCGGTATGTACCGCCTGGGCGTGGCCGACATGCGCACGTTCGATGCCGCGAGCCTCGCTCCCGGCTGGAGATTCGATCTGGTCTTCAACCCGATCAACACGATCCGCCACCTCGAGAACGACGCCGACCTTCTCGCGCACATGCAGCGCGTCCACGACGCGCTGCGTCCGGGCGGCGTCTATGTCATCGGCCTCAGCCTGAGCGTCTATGGCTTCGAGCAACCAAGCGAGGACACCTGGCAGGGCTCGCGCGGGTCCCTGAAGGTGAACCAGGTCGTCCAGTACACCCCCGCCCACGGTGGCCGCGACCGCACGGAGCAGGTCCACAACGTGCTCGCCGTCACCCGCCCGAGCGGCACGCAAGTCATCCCCTCGGCGTATGGCCTGCGCAGCTATGACCGATCGCAATGGGAAACCGTGCTCACGCGATCTCCCCTCTCGGTGTGGGGGTGCGTCAACGAGCAAGGGCGTGACATCGAACCGGCGTCGCCAGGCTATGCGCTCTGGGTTCTACGGCGCGAGCGGTAG
- a CDS encoding M48 family metallopeptidase: protein MADLQTTDFFGRQDRARKHTTLLVVLYTLAVVLTCAAVAGLAVLIALITHQSEASRGPDPAMLALFAGGGAAGAALLIAGGTAYRISELRGGGMSVALALGGRPIDQSTTDADERMVLNVVEEMSIASGVPVPPVFMLEQETGINAFAAGYSPGDAVIGVTRGCVHGLTRDEFQGVMAHEFSHILNGDMRLNIRLVGILGGIVLLSLAGYTLMRATYYRSMARSKDNKGVVVILVLGVGLIVIGGIGSLFARMIQAAVSRQREFLADASAVQFTRNPEGIAGALRRIGGAPKRAAIMNAHSREMSHLFFGNAVGASSFLGASLASHPPLKKRIRAVLPTWDGTFLTPKPPKPLPQDTATKKKPGPRQQLEDIMQERMAPHGGAPTGAAAALPLLALIGTAGLEHAGHARTLLDRMPRALKDAARDPYGCRAVVYALLMHWDGDDASLRTQLDILDAQSDTGVAALVRSLAKDVAPLDGDLRLPLIDLCLGSLSRLSETQHTTFRAVIHTLAMADNELTPTEWALLRIVETHLDERFNNARPTSVKYYALGQLGPQVSVMLGAIARSDSDEPGVAQKAFDAGAAILQRGSGMAPDLSLPTAAERTPEKLDAALEELRAVAPRMKARLLEAAAVVVAHDHAVTPSEADLLRAFADLLGVPMPPLLPGQKLV, encoded by the coding sequence ATGGCCGACCTCCAGACCACCGACTTCTTCGGCCGCCAGGACCGTGCGCGCAAGCACACGACCCTGCTGGTCGTCTTGTACACCCTCGCCGTCGTGCTTACCTGCGCGGCGGTCGCGGGGCTGGCCGTCCTCATCGCGCTCATCACGCACCAGAGCGAGGCCAGCCGCGGCCCCGACCCGGCGATGCTGGCCCTCTTCGCCGGCGGCGGCGCGGCCGGCGCGGCCCTGCTCATCGCCGGCGGCACCGCCTACCGCATCAGCGAGCTCCGCGGCGGCGGCATGAGCGTCGCGCTTGCGCTCGGTGGGCGGCCCATCGACCAATCCACCACCGACGCCGACGAGCGCATGGTCCTCAACGTCGTCGAGGAGATGTCCATCGCCAGCGGCGTGCCCGTGCCGCCGGTCTTCATGCTCGAGCAGGAGACAGGCATCAACGCCTTCGCGGCCGGCTATTCCCCGGGCGACGCCGTCATCGGCGTCACCCGTGGCTGCGTGCACGGGCTCACGCGCGACGAGTTCCAGGGCGTCATGGCCCACGAGTTCAGCCACATCCTCAACGGCGACATGCGCCTGAACATCCGCCTGGTGGGCATCCTCGGCGGCATCGTGCTGCTCAGCCTGGCCGGCTACACGCTCATGCGAGCGACGTACTACCGCTCGATGGCGCGCAGCAAGGACAACAAGGGCGTCGTCGTCATCCTCGTCCTGGGCGTGGGGCTCATCGTCATCGGCGGCATCGGGTCCCTGTTCGCCCGCATGATCCAGGCCGCCGTCAGCCGCCAGCGCGAGTTCCTGGCCGACGCCAGCGCCGTGCAGTTCACGCGCAACCCCGAGGGCATCGCGGGCGCCCTGCGCCGCATCGGCGGTGCGCCCAAGCGGGCCGCCATCATGAACGCCCACTCGCGCGAGATGAGCCACCTGTTCTTCGGCAACGCCGTGGGCGCCAGCAGCTTCCTGGGTGCTTCGCTGGCCAGCCACCCGCCCCTCAAGAAGCGCATCCGCGCCGTTTTGCCCACCTGGGACGGCACGTTCCTCACGCCAAAGCCCCCCAAGCCGCTGCCGCAGGACACCGCCACAAAGAAAAAACCCGGCCCCCGCCAGCAGCTCGAAGACATCATGCAAGAGCGCATGGCCCCCCACGGCGGCGCACCAACGGGCGCCGCCGCGGCCCTGCCCCTGCTCGCCCTCATCGGCACCGCCGGCCTTGAGCACGCCGGCCACGCCCGCACGCTGCTCGACCGCATGCCCCGTGCCCTCAAGGACGCCGCCCGCGACCCGTACGGGTGCCGCGCCGTCGTCTACGCCCTGCTCATGCACTGGGACGGCGACGACGCCAGCCTGCGGACGCAACTGGATATCCTCGACGCCCAGAGCGACACCGGCGTGGCCGCCCTCGTCCGCTCGCTCGCCAAGGACGTGGCCCCGCTCGATGGCGACCTCCGCCTGCCGCTCATCGACCTGTGCCTCGGCTCCCTCTCGCGCCTCAGTGAGACCCAGCACACCACCTTCCGCGCCGTCATCCACACGCTCGCCATGGCCGACAACGAGCTCACGCCCACCGAGTGGGCCCTGCTGCGCATCGTCGAAACCCACCTCGACGAACGCTTCAACAACGCCCGGCCCACAAGCGTCAAGTACTACGCGCTCGGGCAACTCGGCCCGCAGGTCTCAGTGATGCTCGGCGCGATCGCGCGATCCGACTCCGACGAGCCCGGCGTGGCCCAGAAGGCCTTCGACGCCGGCGCTGCGATCCTCCAACGCGGCTCGGGCATGGCCCCCGACCTCTCGCTCCCCACCGCCGCGGAGCGCACCCCGGAGAAGCTCGACGCCGCCCTCGAAGAACTCCGCGCCGTCGCCCCGCGCATGAAGGCCAGGCTCCTCGAAGCCGCCGCCGTCGTCGTCGCCCACGACCACGCCGTCACCCCAAGCGAGGCCGACCTGCTCCGCGCCTTCGCCGACCTGCTCGGCGTGCCCATGCCGCCGCTGCTGCCCGGTCAGAAGCTGGTCTAA
- a CDS encoding ABC transporter permease subunit, whose amino-acid sequence MIAAISKITRFPRALRRTFFGSIFQREVRALGRRRMPYWVRSGYTLLLIGIVTIVFLSLWNPEYVAGAGQATVLEELAPYILRTVAVVQMVALALIAPVLTAGAISDEKRQRTLATLLATPLTSRDIILGKLGARTVQLGILALVPMPLLLALRVFGGVEAEAIFASTALSLALGMLGASLALMFSIWHRRTPSVVFFALCSTAVLAFLPWLGMMATELSTDPDPDNFFFKCIAPAAMVVVLAPEDVGSPTVADVRQYWLSSVGYLTLASIGVVLFSVFILRGVLKREAAGTASNTVFTRLVAPGVEAPKVEQEGPPRDARKIGDRPVLWRELRQNAIGGGKRTVMAFALGIAILLLLYATAGLDHPGITATMLFIAALGLTAQAALSTPAAITAERDAGSWSVLLTTPVRPWQIVLGKTLGSMRRLWLLPAIVGFHLAIVMAAGWFHPIGALHGALLIGALVFMLASTGVCLGLVCRRGVTASVLNMGYPLILFLAFPIIAQFYSEYSYYNYYNERSDWLSMVVMVSNPFVMLQEAAITATAEWERFSYFLRYEMLNSDDTVRPLRFTGMVLLCSGGMAAIGGLALAIAAAGFNRWNGRPS is encoded by the coding sequence GTGATCGCGGCGATCTCGAAGATCACACGATTCCCCAGGGCGTTGCGGCGCACGTTCTTCGGATCGATCTTCCAGCGCGAGGTCCGCGCCCTGGGACGCCGCCGGATGCCCTACTGGGTCCGAAGCGGCTACACACTCCTGCTCATCGGCATCGTGACCATCGTGTTCCTGTCGCTCTGGAACCCCGAGTACGTGGCCGGTGCCGGGCAGGCGACCGTCCTGGAAGAACTCGCCCCGTACATCCTCAGAACGGTCGCGGTCGTGCAGATGGTGGCGCTCGCGCTCATCGCGCCCGTGCTGACGGCCGGTGCCATCTCCGACGAGAAACGCCAGCGCACACTCGCCACGCTGCTGGCCACCCCGCTCACCAGCCGCGACATCATCCTCGGCAAGCTCGGCGCGCGAACGGTGCAATTGGGCATCCTCGCGCTGGTGCCCATGCCCCTGCTGCTCGCCTTGCGTGTCTTCGGCGGCGTCGAAGCCGAGGCCATCTTCGCCTCGACCGCCCTGAGCCTCGCACTCGGCATGCTCGGCGCATCGCTCGCGCTCATGTTCAGCATCTGGCACCGACGCACGCCGTCGGTCGTGTTCTTCGCGTTGTGCTCGACGGCCGTGCTCGCCTTCCTGCCCTGGCTTGGCATGATGGCCACCGAATTGAGCACGGATCCCGATCCGGACAACTTCTTCTTCAAGTGCATCGCGCCCGCCGCGATGGTGGTCGTGCTCGCCCCCGAGGACGTCGGGAGCCCGACGGTCGCCGACGTGCGGCAGTACTGGCTCTCGTCGGTGGGCTACCTCACCCTCGCCAGCATCGGCGTCGTGCTGTTCTCGGTATTTATTCTCCGCGGCGTACTCAAGCGAGAGGCCGCCGGCACGGCTTCCAACACGGTCTTCACACGCCTGGTGGCCCCGGGCGTCGAGGCCCCGAAGGTCGAGCAGGAGGGCCCGCCCCGCGACGCCCGCAAGATCGGCGACCGCCCCGTGCTCTGGCGCGAGCTCCGCCAGAACGCCATCGGCGGCGGCAAGCGGACCGTCATGGCCTTCGCCCTGGGCATCGCCATCCTCCTCTTGCTCTACGCCACCGCGGGCCTGGACCATCCCGGCATCACCGCCACTATGTTGTTCATCGCCGCCCTGGGCCTCACCGCCCAGGCCGCCCTCTCCACGCCCGCGGCCATCACCGCCGAGCGAGACGCAGGGAGTTGGAGCGTGCTGCTCACCACGCCGGTCAGGCCGTGGCAGATCGTTCTGGGCAAGACGCTGGGCTCGATGCGTCGGCTCTGGTTGCTGCCGGCGATCGTCGGCTTCCACCTGGCCATCGTCATGGCCGCGGGCTGGTTCCACCCCATCGGCGCCCTGCACGGGGCACTGCTCATCGGCGCACTCGTGTTCATGCTCGCCAGCACGGGCGTGTGCCTGGGGCTCGTCTGCCGCCGCGGCGTAACGGCATCCGTACTCAACATGGGCTACCCGCTGATCCTCTTCCTGGCATTCCCGATCATCGCGCAGTTCTACTCCGAGTACTCGTACTACAACTATTACAACGAACGCAGCGATTGGCTCAGCATGGTCGTCATGGTCTCCAACCCGTTCGTGATGCTCCAAGAAGCCGCGATCACGGCCACCGCGGAATGGGAGCGATTCAGCTACTTCTTGCGCTACGAGATGCTCAATAGCGACGACACCGTCCGCCCGCTCCGTTTCACCGGCATGGTCCTGCTCTGCTCGGGCGGCATGGCCGCCATCGGCGGCCTCGCCCTGGCCATCGCCGCGGCCGGTTTCAATCGCTGGAACGGCCGGCCAAGCTGA